In Lycium barbarum isolate Lr01 chromosome 9, ASM1917538v2, whole genome shotgun sequence, the DNA window ATTCTCCATCATCTAAAATATTTGGTGGCATCTTTCACTTTGATTCTTATTTTCTATCATCTAAAATATTTGGTCGCATCTTTTACTTTATCGCACTTTGATTCTTATTCTCTATCATCTTGATGCAAGTGCAGGAGTTAGGGTCTATGTGTTAATTGGGCAGTTAAAGTTTAGAATTCTGTTAGGGGGGCAGTTAAAGTTGTTAGAATTCTGTTAGGGATATTTGACTCCATTCATTCTATAAAGCCAATCTGTAATTGTAATTAAATTCATTCATTCAGATAATAAGAAGTCTCTTATCTCTCTTTCTCTAAACATTCTCTATCAATTTAGCTATTCTCTCGGTTCATCCCTGAATTAGCTTTCCCCTTCCTCGAGTTGACTCTCCTGGATTGATCCTTTCCCATCAATTATCATTCGggcatcaattggtatcagagcaatcgATCCTCGGCATTGCGATTAGGACTCAAAGAAAAAACCAAGATAAACCAGTAGGAAAAAAAAACATGGAAGAAAAGCTTTCACAGATTCAAGAACAATTGCAGAAATTGATGGAGTGCATGACCAGTATGATTGAAAGAAAAACGCAGACTAACAAGAAACTGTTGGAAATCAAGGAAGCCATTGGAGTTATGACTCAAGAAGGAAAAGATAAAGAACAAGTAAGAGCTGAATCATCAATCAGCAGAGTCTGCCCAATGGACAGTCATTTTAAAGACCAAAACAAAGAATCTCAGAATAGTTTTGCGCATAATGGAAATGATTCTTCAGCAAGGGAGCCTGAATTTCTTGAAGACATGCTTCTTGCCACACTTTTTACAGAAGATGAAGGTGATGTATCTTCTGAATGTGGAAGAAATATAACCGCTCCTTACGTGTTTGATCAAATGCCTGAGAGAAATTGGATATCAAGGAATAGCATAATATCTCATTATGTACCTTTGGCTTCTTGGTACTCTATTCAGGTTGGTTATTTTAATGTGAATTCTTGTAGTGCTTTCACGATGGAATATGAGAGTATTATTTTGGGTAATGGAAAGGAGAAGCATAATAGAGTTGGTGCAAAGCAATGGGGATTGGATAAGTTTGTTGTTAATAAAGGCCAGCAGCAGTTCTTTCACCTCAAATCTGATCGAATTAGGTTTTTGGGGGTGAAAATTGCATATAATAGCAGACCTTGTGATGTGTATTCAAGAGCTGCTTGGAAGGAAGTGCTTTCATGGCAAGCTCATGCGCCTTCACTTGGAAAGAGGAGTTCGAAATCTTTTGGGCGAAATAAAAAAGTTTCGGTAGTCAGTAAATACTTTGGCCATATTCTGTTGATGCTAAGTCCCTATCGTGATCTACCTGAATTTGTTTTGGAGAGGAGATTGGTGAAAAAGGGTAACAAGGCCGTTTGTCAAGTGTTGATGAAATGGACTAGAATTGATGCTGAACACGGTACTTGGGAGTATCTTTCAAAGCTGCAACATATGTTTCCATCATTTAATTTGATGCTAAGTATCGTCATCTACCTGAAGCTGTTTTGGAAATTTAATTTGATGCTAAGTATCGTCATCTACCCGAAGTTGTTTTGAAAAAAAGATTGGTGAAAAGAGGCAACAAAACTATATGTCATGTGTTAATCAAGTGGAATAGCATAGTTGCTGATTAGGCTACATGGGGGCACCTTTCTGAGTTGCAACACAGGTTTCCATCCTTGAGGTCAAGGATGTTCTTTACGAAGGGGTATTGATGCAAGTGCAGGAGTTAGGGTCTATGTGTTAATTGGGCAGTTAAAGTTTAGAATTCTGTTAGGGGGGCAGTTAAAGTTGTTAGAATTCTGTTAGGGATATTTGACTCCATTCATTCTATAAAGCCAATCTGTAATTGTAATTAAATTCATTCATTCAGATAATAAGAAGTCTCTTATCTCTCTTTCTCTAAACATTCTCTATCAATTTAGCTATTCTCTCGGTTCATCCCTGAATTAGCTTTCCCCTTCCTCGAGTTGACTCTCCTGGATTGATCCTTTCCCATCAATTATCATTCGGGCATCACATCTATATCACTGTCTTACTTTAATCGTCTACATAGCttgtctacttttttttttttttctttggaaaGTACAATTTACCCCTCAACACTTTCAATAAGAATAGATTAGAAAACAAGAtggcgctttttttttttttttttttttctcaaaacataatttttttttaaactagtgTAATTTGTCAATATGACCAATATCCGGGACATGattgaattatttttttgaatatAAGGAAAGTGCAGACATCACATGAAAGGAAAAAACACATGAAGAGATAAACTACACGCAAATTCAAATTATTCAGACTTCAATACCGAATCCACAACTTGCTATTTAGGTCTACCAAAAGTCAAATCACCTCACAAAAAACCCTTCATACTTCCACCCTTCCAATTACAAAGTACAAactacaaaaagaaaaagaaaaaagcttAGTTCAATGCCAATGGAGTCACAGTCAAATCTAACATGCCAAAATCTACCTACccttttctcttctttcattgacACATTTGTTGATTTCTCTGTTAGTGGTGGCATTTTTTTACCACAAAAAATCACTTCATCAAACAATAATGAACCATTACAAACAATATTCCCATCACCTACACGTTTAATAGCTATAGGTGATGTTCATGGTGATTTCCAAAAATCCAAACAAGCCTTTAAACTTGCTGGTTTAATTGATGAACATGATAAATGGTGTGGTGGTTCAACTACAGTTGTACAAATAGGTGATGTATTAGACCGTGgtggtgatgagttaaagattctttattttcttgaaaaattaaAAAGGGAAGCTTTAAAGGTAAATGGTAACTTAATTACTATGAATGGTAAtcatgaaattatgaatgttgatggtGATTTTAGGTATGTTACTAAAGAGGGTATTCAAGAATTTAAAGATTGGGCTTTTTGGTATTGTGTAGGTAATGATATGAAAAAATTATGTCTTGGGTTGGAAAAAGATTGTGTTAAGGATTTATTTGAGGGGATTCCTTTCGAATTTCGCGGTGTTAAACCGGAGTTTTTTGATGGGATTAGAACAAGAATTGCAGCATTGAGGCCAAAGGGGCCGATATCGGAGAGATTTTTATCGAAAAATCAAACAGTTGTTGTGGTTGGAGATTCAGTGTTTGTACATGGTGGACTTTTGACTAAACATGTTGATTATGGATTGGAGAAAGTGAATGAGGAAGTGAGGGATTGGATTTGTGGGGTAAAGAGAAGAGTTTCGAGGGATTTGGTGAGAGGAAGTAATTCGATTGTTTGGTTGAGGAAGTTTTCGAATGAGTTAGCGAAGGATTGTGATTGTTCGACTCTTGAGCACGTGCTTGCTACGATTCCAGGAGCGAAGAGGATGATAATGGGACATACAATTCAAGAAAGTGGGATAAACGGAATTTGTGATAACAAAGCCATAAGGATTGATGTTGGAATGTCAAAGGGATGTACTAATGGGTTGCCTGAGGTTTTAGAGATTGATAAGGATAAAGGGTTGAGGATTTTGACATCGAATCCGTTGTATAAAAATGGAAAGGAGGGTTCTTTTGATGCTAAACGTAGTGATGATCGTGTTTTGCTGCACCCTGAACAAGGACCAAAGCAAGTCGAGGTGAAGACGTAGTTGGGTGATTGAACTCACGAAGATCTAACCTTTCTTTTGGAATTCTTGGGGATCGTAGTTCTCAGTTGTTGGTATGATTCTTCTATCAGAAAAAGTATTGGTTTAAACTGGTGTGTGGTTCAGTTATTGTGAATTAGATATCATTAGCTCAATTGAAAAATTGGTCTAACTACTCGAATATAAGTGATTACACAATTTATTCTTTTTTGTTCATTGTTCTGTGTTTTAGACTTTTAGTATTATCTCCGTTTCATTTCCGCTAGATGTGGCTATTTGCCATATAGACCCTCATGTGTTCC includes these proteins:
- the LOC132609311 gene encoding shewanella-like protein phosphatase 2, which encodes MPMESQSNLTCQNLPTLFSSFIDTFVDFSVSGGIFLPQKITSSNNNEPLQTIFPSPTRLIAIGDVHGDFQKSKQAFKLAGLIDEHDKWCGGSTTVVQIGDVLDRGGDELKILYFLEKLKREALKVNGNLITMNGNHEIMNVDGDFRYVTKEGIQEFKDWAFWYCVGNDMKKLCLGLEKDCVKDLFEGIPFEFRGVKPEFFDGIRTRIAALRPKGPISERFLSKNQTVVVVGDSVFVHGGLLTKHVDYGLEKVNEEVRDWICGVKRRVSRDLVRGSNSIVWLRKFSNELAKDCDCSTLEHVLATIPGAKRMIMGHTIQESGINGICDNKAIRIDVGMSKGCTNGLPEVLEIDKDKGLRILTSNPLYKNGKEGSFDAKRSDDRVLLHPEQGPKQVEVKT